One region of Qipengyuania sp. SS22 genomic DNA includes:
- a CDS encoding HIG1 domain-containing protein produces the protein MNTFLIILLVILMVLVVASLIRGIVAFMKSTKIDLESGEQTDATDMQLMQNKMMFARIKYQALAVVVVAVILAIAN, from the coding sequence ATGAACACATTCCTCATCATTCTCCTCGTCATCCTGATGGTTCTCGTGGTCGCCTCGCTCATCCGCGGGATCGTCGCCTTCATGAAAAGCACCAAGATCGATCTGGAAAGTGGTGAGCAGACCGATGCCACCGACATGCAGCTGATGCAGAACAAGATGATGTTCGCCCGCATCAAGTACCAAGCACTGGCAGTAGTGGTGGTCGCCGTGATCCTCGCCATCGCGAACTGA
- a CDS encoding DUF4112 domain-containing protein: MDNPNRPRPMGLDLPTGTDPVSIRKRIEAMEHLLERSLVVPGTKYPIGLDTIIGFIPVAGDIITAALAGYIVWEAKNLGLPRWKLWRMIGNIAIDSTVGSVPLIGDAFDVVYRSNTKNLRIVKKHLDTHHPHTQVIEG, encoded by the coding sequence ATGGACAATCCGAACCGCCCGCGCCCGATGGGGCTGGACCTCCCGACCGGCACCGATCCGGTATCGATCCGCAAACGGATCGAGGCGATGGAGCATCTGCTCGAACGCAGCCTGGTGGTCCCCGGAACGAAATATCCCATCGGTCTCGACACGATCATCGGCTTCATCCCGGTAGCCGGCGATATCATCACCGCCGCGCTGGCCGGCTATATCGTCTGGGAAGCGAAGAACCTCGGCCTGCCGCGCTGGAAGCTCTGGCGCATGATCGGCAATATCGCGATCGACAGCACCGTGGGCAGCGTTCCGCTTATCGGCGATGCCTTCGACGTCGTCTATCGCTCGAACACCAAGAACCTGCGCATCGTGAAAAAACACCTCGACACGCACCACCCGCATACGCAGGTGATCGAGGGGTAG
- the kynU gene encoding kynureninase — MTETGLERARILDAGDPLAEFRDRFLVPEGVIYLDGNSLGCLPKATPQRMEQVVREQWGQDLIRSWNTAGWVDWPARIGAKIAPLIGAQPQEVIACDSTSVNLFKLIAAALRMRAGRKVVLSEPGNFPTDLYMIDGLEKQGLAERRLAPRERLAEALDDDVALLLLTHAHYKTGELFDMAELTRAAHEAGALVLWDLSHSGGALPVDLGGCAADFAVGCGYKYLNGGPGAPAYAFVAERHLGETQQPLTGWFGHTAPFAFSDDYQPAPGIEKLLCGTPPILGLAALEVGVDLIAEIGVDQLYAKSQALSEFFRQCLSERGVALDLVSPADPAQRGSQLSFRHREAYAICQALIARGVIGDFRDPDILRFGFAPAYLRFEDIAEAARHLGEVVETGEWQRAEFRERAAVT; from the coding sequence ATGACTGAGACAGGGCTCGAGCGCGCGCGGATCCTCGATGCAGGCGATCCGCTGGCCGAATTCCGCGACCGGTTCCTCGTGCCCGAAGGAGTGATCTACCTCGATGGCAACTCACTGGGGTGCCTGCCGAAAGCGACACCGCAGCGGATGGAACAGGTGGTGCGCGAGCAATGGGGGCAGGACCTTATCCGCAGCTGGAATACGGCCGGCTGGGTCGATTGGCCGGCCCGGATCGGCGCCAAGATCGCGCCGCTGATCGGCGCGCAGCCGCAGGAGGTCATTGCCTGCGATTCCACCAGCGTGAATCTGTTCAAGCTGATTGCCGCGGCGCTCAGGATGCGCGCCGGGCGCAAGGTGGTGCTGAGCGAGCCGGGCAATTTCCCGACCGATCTCTACATGATCGATGGCTTGGAAAAACAAGGGCTTGCCGAGCGGCGGCTGGCCCCGCGCGAGCGGCTGGCCGAGGCGCTGGATGACGATGTCGCGCTGCTGCTGCTGACCCATGCGCATTACAAGACCGGCGAACTGTTCGACATGGCCGAACTGACCCGCGCCGCGCATGAGGCGGGGGCGCTGGTGCTGTGGGACCTGTCGCATTCGGGCGGTGCGCTGCCCGTCGATCTGGGCGGATGCGCGGCCGATTTCGCGGTGGGATGCGGCTATAAATATCTCAACGGCGGGCCCGGCGCGCCTGCCTACGCCTTCGTGGCCGAACGGCACCTAGGCGAGACACAGCAGCCGCTGACCGGCTGGTTCGGACACACAGCGCCCTTCGCGTTCAGCGACGATTACCAACCCGCGCCGGGGATCGAAAAGCTGCTCTGCGGTACGCCCCCGATCCTCGGGCTGGCAGCGCTCGAAGTGGGCGTCGACCTCATCGCGGAGATCGGTGTCGACCAGCTGTACGCCAAGTCGCAGGCGCTCTCCGAATTCTTCCGCCAGTGCCTGTCGGAACGCGGCGTCGCGCTCGATCTCGTCAGCCCCGCCGATCCCGCACAGCGCGGCAGCCAGCTCTCTTTCCGCCACCGGGAAGCCTACGCGATCTGCCAGGCGCTCATCGCGCGCGGCGTGATCGGCGACTTCCGCGATCCCGATATCCTGCGGTTCGGCTTCGCCCCCGCCTATCTGCGGTTCGAGGACATCGCCGAAGCCGCGCGGCACCTTGGCGAGGTGGTCGAAACAGGCGAATGGCAGCGCGCAGAATTCCGCGAGCGGGCAGCCGTGACCTGA
- a CDS encoding PilZ domain-containing protein has protein sequence MSSVETRNVSRDSLLLFAQLTFEGRSEAIRVKVRNLSAGGMMAEESGVTASRGDRLMIELRNIGMVKGSVAWAQGNRFGVAFENEIDPKIVRAPVGSTVPAPRYTHPTTQPTTFSDEERRLRKL, from the coding sequence ATGTCCTCGGTCGAGACTCGCAATGTTTCGCGTGATAGTCTGCTCCTGTTCGCCCAGCTGACCTTCGAAGGTCGCTCGGAAGCGATCCGGGTCAAGGTGCGCAATCTGTCGGCCGGCGGGATGATGGCTGAAGAAAGCGGTGTCACAGCCTCGCGCGGCGACCGGCTGATGATCGAACTGCGCAATATCGGCATGGTCAAGGGCAGCGTCGCCTGGGCGCAGGGCAACCGCTTCGGCGTGGCTTTCGAAAACGAGATCGATCCCAAGATCGTACGCGCCCCCGTCGGTTCCACGGTGCCAGCGCCGCGCTATACCCATCCGACAACCCAGCCGACCACATTCTCCGACGAAGAACGTCGTCTCCGCAAACTCTGA
- a CDS encoding cob(I)yrinic acid a,c-diamide adenosyltransferase — protein MVKLNKIYTRTGDDGTTGLVDGSRLPKHDARMEAIGAVDEANSALGQAAVALADGEFAAPLYRIQNDLFDLGADLATPAGDDGDFAPSEMVLRIVAGQVAWLESAIDDANARLEPLTSFVLPGGSEAAARLHVARASARRAERAMTAMAAQMPTNSEALAYINRLSDYLFVLARVANDDGRADVKWVPGANR, from the coding sequence ATGGTCAAGCTCAACAAGATCTATACCCGCACGGGTGATGACGGCACCACCGGTCTCGTCGATGGTTCGCGCCTGCCCAAGCACGATGCGCGGATGGAAGCGATCGGCGCGGTCGACGAAGCCAACAGCGCGCTTGGCCAGGCCGCAGTTGCGCTGGCCGACGGCGAATTCGCCGCACCGCTCTATCGTATCCAGAACGATTTGTTCGATCTCGGTGCGGATCTGGCGACGCCCGCGGGCGATGATGGCGATTTCGCGCCTTCGGAAATGGTGCTGCGGATCGTCGCGGGACAGGTCGCATGGCTCGAAAGTGCAATCGACGATGCGAATGCCCGGCTCGAACCGCTGACCAGCTTCGTCCTTCCCGGTGGGAGCGAAGCCGCTGCGCGCTTGCATGTCGCCCGCGCCTCCGCCCGGCGAGCCGAGCGCGCAATGACCGCGATGGCGGCGCAAATGCCCACCAACAGCGAGGCGCTCGCCTATATCAATCGCCTGTCGGATTACCTCTTCGTGCTGGCGCGCGTTGCCAATGATGATGGGCGCGCAGACGTGAAGTGGGTGCCTGGCGCCAACCGCTGA
- the gluQRS gene encoding tRNA glutamyl-Q(34) synthetase GluQRS, protein MTVTRFAPSPNGPLHLGHAYSAVVAHDLARQAGGRFLLRIEDIDGPRSRPELADAFRRDLAWLGLEWEEVPAQSTRLAAYAAAAQDLLARGYLYRCTCTRAEIEALAPQMGSQGVVYPGTCKTRPPDPDRPAALRLDVARALADVGALTWEDALAGPQTADPREAGDVVIVRKDAPASYHLAATLDDAADGVTLVARGMDLFAATPIHRLLQALLGLPVPRWHHHGLLVDDSGQKLAKRRGSPSLADRREAGEDGLLLAEQLRLHSFPAGISLASA, encoded by the coding sequence ATGACCGTCACCCGCTTTGCCCCCAGTCCAAACGGCCCGCTGCATCTGGGTCATGCCTATTCGGCAGTGGTCGCGCATGACCTCGCGCGGCAGGCGGGGGGACGGTTCCTGCTGCGGATCGAGGATATCGACGGCCCGCGGTCGCGGCCCGAACTGGCCGATGCGTTTCGCCGCGATCTCGCGTGGCTGGGGCTCGAATGGGAGGAAGTGCCCGCGCAATCGACCCGGCTCGCGGCCTATGCCGCCGCCGCGCAGGATCTGCTTGCGCGCGGCTACCTCTATCGCTGTACCTGCACGCGCGCCGAGATCGAGGCGCTCGCACCGCAGATGGGGTCGCAGGGCGTGGTCTATCCCGGTACGTGCAAGACCCGTCCGCCCGATCCGGACAGACCCGCGGCGCTGCGGCTCGATGTCGCGCGGGCGCTGGCCGATGTCGGCGCGCTGACATGGGAGGATGCGCTGGCCGGCCCGCAGACCGCCGATCCGCGCGAGGCGGGCGATGTGGTGATCGTGCGCAAGGATGCCCCCGCGAGCTATCACCTTGCCGCGACGCTCGACGATGCAGCCGACGGGGTGACGCTGGTGGCGCGCGGAATGGACCTGTTCGCGGCAACGCCGATCCACCGTCTGCTGCAGGCGCTGCTCGGCCTGCCGGTGCCGCGCTGGCACCATCACGGCTTGCTGGTGGACGATAGCGGGCAGAAGCTCGCCAAGCGGCGCGGGTCGCCATCGCTGGCCGATCGGCGGGAGGCGGGCGAGGACGGACTGTTGCTTGCAGAGCAACTGCGCTTGCACAGTTTTCCGGCTGGCATTTCGCTCGCGAGCGCCTAA
- the kynB gene encoding arylformamidase has product MSSWESARRIWDISQTLRPGLPVWPGDTAFAFDRTWKMEDGSPVNVGRMTMSTHSGTHGDAPLHYSATAPDIANVALDPYIGECLVVDATRVGGGRISVGDLPHIDSADRVLFRTFERFPHGEWNSSFTAIDAEAIEWLALQGVKLVGTDAPSVDPQDSKTMDAHKAVLEHDMRILEGLVLDDVPEGRYELIALPLKIAGGDAGLTRAILRELPND; this is encoded by the coding sequence ATGAGCAGTTGGGAAAGCGCGCGCCGGATCTGGGATATTTCGCAGACGCTGCGCCCCGGCCTGCCCGTCTGGCCGGGTGACACCGCCTTCGCCTTCGACCGGACATGGAAGATGGAGGACGGCTCGCCGGTCAATGTCGGGCGGATGACGATGAGCACGCATTCGGGCACGCATGGCGATGCGCCGCTGCATTATTCGGCAACCGCGCCCGATATCGCGAATGTCGCGCTCGATCCCTATATCGGCGAGTGCCTGGTGGTCGATGCCACGCGCGTCGGCGGCGGTAGGATTTCGGTCGGCGATCTTCCGCATATCGACAGCGCCGACCGCGTGCTGTTCCGGACCTTCGAACGCTTTCCGCATGGCGAATGGAACAGCAGCTTCACCGCCATCGATGCCGAAGCGATCGAATGGCTGGCATTGCAGGGCGTCAAACTCGTCGGCACCGATGCGCCCAGCGTCGATCCGCAGGACAGCAAGACGATGGATGCGCATAAGGCGGTGCTCGAGCATGACATGCGTATCCTCGAAGGGCTGGTGCTCGATGACGTGCCCGAGGGGCGTTACGAACTGATCGCACTGCCACTCAAGATAGCAGGCGGCGATGCCGGTCTTACCCGTGCCATCCTGCGCGAGCTGCCCAATGACTGA
- a CDS encoding HNH endonuclease, whose product MFRAELLERAARFRSTDEDPTRNLQSCPSLVLNADYTPLSYYPLSLWPWQTAIKAIFLDRVDVIETYDREVHSPSLDMKIPSVIALKQYVKPSEFPAFTRFNLFLRDRFSCQFCGAMHNLTFDHVVPRRLGGKTTWENIATACAPCNMKKGGRTPKQAGMQLYNEPIRPTHWQLQQHGKQFPPNYLHKTWRDWLYWDIELEA is encoded by the coding sequence GTGTTCAGGGCCGAACTGCTTGAACGGGCCGCAAGGTTCCGCAGTACCGACGAAGATCCGACGCGTAATCTGCAGTCGTGCCCTTCGCTCGTCCTCAATGCCGATTACACGCCGCTGTCCTATTACCCGCTGAGCCTGTGGCCGTGGCAGACCGCGATCAAGGCGATCTTCCTCGACCGGGTCGACGTGATCGAGACCTATGACCGCGAGGTCCATTCGCCTTCGCTCGACATGAAAATCCCCAGCGTGATCGCGCTCAAGCAATATGTGAAGCCGAGCGAATTTCCCGCGTTCACCCGCTTCAACCTGTTCCTGCGCGACCGCTTCAGCTGCCAGTTCTGCGGCGCGATGCACAATCTGACCTTCGACCACGTCGTCCCGCGCCGGCTGGGCGGCAAGACGACATGGGAAAACATCGCCACCGCCTGCGCGCCCTGCAACATGAAGAAGGGCGGGCGCACGCCGAAGCAGGCGGGGATGCAGCTTTACAACGAGCCGATCCGCCCGACGCACTGGCAGCTGCAACAGCACGGCAAGCAGTTTCCGCCCAACTACCTCCACAAAACCTGGCGCGACTGGCTCTACTGGGACATCGAACTGGAGGCGTGA
- the dksA gene encoding RNA polymerase-binding protein DksA encodes MASVANEKKKLAEARAALGDSYVPDENEEYMNRQQQDYFRMLLLDWKKSIHDAAGQTLQSLQDGPIREPDLNDRASSETDWGIELRTRDRQRKLISKIDSALRRIEQGEYGWCEVTGDPIGLKRLIARPVATMTVEAQEAHERREKISRDD; translated from the coding sequence ATGGCCTCCGTGGCAAACGAAAAGAAAAAACTTGCCGAAGCGCGCGCTGCGCTTGGCGATTCCTACGTTCCCGACGAAAACGAAGAATATATGAACAGGCAGCAGCAGGATTACTTCCGCATGCTGCTGCTCGACTGGAAAAAGTCGATCCATGACGCCGCCGGGCAGACGCTGCAGTCGCTGCAGGATGGCCCGATCCGCGAACCCGACCTCAACGACCGTGCTTCATCCGAAACCGATTGGGGGATCGAGCTGCGGACGCGCGACCGGCAGCGCAAGCTGATCTCGAAGATCGATTCCGCGCTACGCCGTATCGAGCAGGGCGAGTATGGCTGGTGCGAAGTGACCGGCGATCCGATCGGCCTCAAGCGGCTGATTGCCCGCCCCGTCGCCACCATGACCGTCGAAGCCCAGGAAGCGCACGAGCGCCGCGAGAAGATCTCGCGCGACGACTAG
- a CDS encoding ABC transporter substrate-binding protein, translating to MRSWLLAFLSASLAACNAGTDDGIVDVAFIAEPGELAAEGVRLSPAGQHVRAAVSTGLVRLDPRGEVVPGVAERWIVTDGGASYIFRIKEFDLPGGSRLTAQAVRDALQRRMRQLQGTSLGLDLAKVRDIRAMTGRVIEIRLTSLMPDFLQVLAQPELGIAFGEQSVGLMTQSVQDDGLLLSPLRPELRGLPEQPGWDEIVRTVRVRSASAQAATDGFAEGRFDVVLGGRVATLPLASTGPLSRGNVRLDAAVGLFGLDVRRAAGFLGTIGTREALAMAIDREGLMQPFNIGGWIASTRIVPTILSTPAESRSERWAALSLEQRRTDARQRVAQWRAGSGQEPQVSLFLPAGPGSDLLFEGLAEDFAAIGVSATRADTLDTADLTLRDRVARYASPRWFLNQFNCTVSRRQCSEDADYLVTLALDARDGGEEASYLYEAEATLLGTNLYIPLGAPIRWSLVRADIEAFTENPWSIHPLFPLSRAPI from the coding sequence ATGCGCTCGTGGCTCCTCGCCTTCCTGTCTGCTTCGCTGGCTGCGTGCAACGCGGGCACCGATGACGGTATCGTCGATGTCGCGTTTATTGCCGAGCCGGGGGAACTGGCCGCGGAAGGCGTCCGGCTAAGCCCCGCTGGCCAGCATGTCCGGGCCGCGGTTTCAACCGGCCTAGTGCGGCTCGACCCGCGCGGCGAAGTGGTCCCCGGCGTGGCCGAACGCTGGATCGTGACCGATGGCGGCGCGAGCTATATCTTCCGCATCAAAGAATTCGACCTGCCCGGCGGCTCACGCCTGACCGCGCAGGCGGTCCGCGATGCGCTCCAGCGTCGCATGCGCCAATTGCAGGGCACTTCGCTCGGCCTCGACCTCGCCAAGGTCCGCGATATCCGCGCGATGACCGGGCGAGTGATCGAAATTCGCCTGACCAGCCTGATGCCCGATTTCCTCCAGGTGCTCGCGCAACCCGAACTCGGGATCGCTTTCGGCGAGCAGAGCGTGGGTCTCATGACGCAGAGTGTACAGGACGATGGGCTGCTGCTGTCCCCCTTGCGACCCGAATTGCGCGGACTTCCCGAACAGCCGGGCTGGGACGAAATCGTGCGCACCGTGCGGGTGCGCTCGGCGAGCGCGCAAGCCGCGACCGATGGGTTCGCGGAGGGCCGGTTCGACGTCGTGCTCGGCGGGCGGGTGGCGACACTGCCGCTGGCCAGCACCGGCCCGCTGTCACGCGGCAATGTGCGGCTCGACGCGGCGGTCGGCCTGTTCGGTCTGGATGTCCGCCGCGCGGCGGGCTTCCTCGGCACGATCGGTACCCGCGAGGCATTGGCCATGGCGATCGACCGCGAAGGCCTGATGCAGCCGTTCAACATCGGCGGCTGGATCGCCTCGACCCGGATTGTGCCGACTATCCTGTCAACTCCGGCGGAATCGCGCAGCGAGCGCTGGGCAGCGCTCTCGCTCGAGCAACGCCGGACCGACGCCCGCCAGCGAGTTGCGCAATGGCGCGCGGGCAGCGGCCAGGAACCGCAGGTCAGCCTGTTCCTGCCGGCAGGACCCGGGTCCGACCTCCTGTTCGAAGGGTTGGCGGAGGATTTCGCCGCGATCGGTGTCTCGGCTACCCGCGCCGATACTCTCGATACAGCCGATCTTACGCTGCGGGACCGCGTGGCGCGCTATGCCTCGCCGCGCTGGTTCCTCAACCAGTTCAACTGTACCGTCAGCCGCCGGCAATGCAGCGAGGATGCCGACTATCTCGTCACGCTCGCGCTCGATGCGCGCGATGGCGGGGAGGAAGCTTCATACCTCTACGAAGCCGAAGCCACCTTGCTGGGGACCAATCTCTATATCCCGCTTGGCGCGCCGATCCGTTGGTCGCTGGTCCGCGCGGATATCGAGGCCTTTACCGAGAACCCGTGGAGTATTCATCCCTTGTTCCCCCTTTCCCGCGCACCCATCTAG
- a CDS encoding tryptophan 2,3-dioxygenase — translation MASNVTYSSYLDLDRILAAQHPTSDAHDEMLFIIVHQASELWLKLCLHELSEARECICEDRLRPSFKMLARVARAQGQLIQSWDVLSTMTPHDYSTIRPHLGGSSGFQSAQYRMMEFLLGGRNPDMITMHEATPEVADGLRAELTRKSIYAEAIALLARRGFAIPEDVLSRDHASPWEHAPAVEAAWAEIYRDPKEYWDLYELAEKLVDLEYHFQRWRFGHLKTVERIIGFKKGTGGTPGVPYLASVLKAAFFPELLSVRTAI, via the coding sequence ATGGCATCCAACGTCACCTATTCCAGCTATCTCGATCTCGACCGCATTCTGGCGGCGCAGCATCCGACCTCGGATGCGCATGACGAGATGCTGTTCATCATCGTCCACCAGGCCAGCGAGCTATGGCTCAAACTGTGCCTCCACGAATTGTCCGAAGCGCGCGAGTGTATCTGCGAGGATCGCTTGCGGCCTTCATTCAAGATGCTCGCCCGCGTGGCGCGGGCGCAGGGGCAGTTGATCCAGAGCTGGGACGTGCTCAGCACGATGACCCCGCATGATTATTCGACCATCCGCCCGCATCTGGGCGGGTCGAGCGGGTTCCAGAGCGCGCAATACCGGATGATGGAATTCCTCCTCGGCGGGCGCAATCCGGACATGATCACCATGCATGAGGCGACACCCGAGGTGGCCGACGGCCTGCGCGCTGAACTCACACGTAAATCGATCTATGCCGAAGCGATCGCGCTGCTCGCGCGGCGCGGCTTCGCCATTCCCGAGGATGTGCTTTCGCGCGATCACGCCAGTCCGTGGGAACACGCACCCGCGGTCGAGGCGGCTTGGGCGGAGATCTACCGCGACCCGAAGGAATATTGGGACCTTTACGAACTGGCCGAGAAGCTGGTCGATCTGGAATACCATTTCCAGCGTTGGCGCTTCGGTCATCTCAAGACGGTCGAGCGGATCATCGGCTTCAAGAAAGGCACCGGCGGCACCCCCGGCGTTCCCTATCTCGCCAGCGTGCTCAAGGCCGCCTTCTTCCCCGAGCTTCTCAGCGTGAGGACTGCGATATGA